A part of Periplaneta americana isolate PAMFEO1 chromosome 17, P.americana_PAMFEO1_priV1, whole genome shotgun sequence genomic DNA contains:
- the LOC138693053 gene encoding myb/SANT-like DNA-binding domain-containing protein 3 has translation MSVMEGNRVRAPNFNKYEVEILIELIQKYKHIIENKKTDGVSLKEKDATWRKIANEFGHLPGITQRTYENLKTAYENLKTKARRDSANDRLEKYKTDGGIGGPSKLDEIGERILDIIKPSVPVKSTYDSDAAYGEPITSQGMNSTSSTTGTTAPTLRRMPSPIPVAVVEDIVNGEFCMPVIDEHDGGDNTTSEPITSTPLNRKHLSTETIKESGKRKVSARDSITNAAETQCQLLNKEYQMKKEEHKLLMEIRKEKLELVKIKKEVAREKFWKANNAN, from the exons ATGTCTGTTATGGAAGGAAATAGAGTAAGAGCTCCAAATTTCAATAAATACGAAGTGGAAATACTCATCGAACTTATACAGAAATATAAGCACATAATAGAAAATAAGAAGACGGACGGAGTTTCTTTGAAAGAAAAGGACGCAACTTGGCGGAAAATTGCTAATGAATTCGGTCATCTTCCTG GGATTACACAAAGAACCTATGAGAACTTGAAAACTGCTTATGAAAACTTGAAGACGAAAGCGAGGAGGGATTCCGCTAATGACAGAttggaaaaatataaaacagatgGAGGAATTGGCGGCCCGTCAAAATTAGATGAAATCGGTGAACGTATTCTAGATATCATAAAGCCAAGTGTTCCTGTGAAGAGCACTTACGATTCTGATGCAGCATATGGAG aacCTATCACTTCCCAGGGTATGAACTCCACTTCATCAACGACAGGCACTACTGCACCGACACTACGAAGGATGCCTTCCCCAATACCGGTAGCAGTTGTAGAAGACATTGTTAAT GGAGAGTTCTGTATGCCTGTGATTGATGAGCACGACGGAGGCGACAACACGACCTCTGAGCCAATCACTTCTACACCACTTAACAGAAAG CATCTTTCCACGGAGACCATCAAAGAAAGTGGAAAGAGGAAGGTTTCTGCTAGAGATTCCATTACAAATGCCGCAGAAACGCAGTGTCAACTTCTGAACAAGGAATACCAGATGAAGAAAGAAGAACATAAATTATTAatggaaataagaaaagaaaaattagagTTAGTAAAAATTAAGAAGGAGGTGGCAAGAGAAAAATTTTGGAAAGCTAACAATGCAAATTAA
- the LOC138693052 gene encoding zinc finger protein 677-like isoform X3 produces the protein MAVIKKEAGVDPLAMHWSDEMDEKSNEKKPLSEEENLLDLHVAGIKTECVDHRYDLTSDTKVIEAAVPTNLAVTKYETEEELCDLDTVKDELKLEVTTEENKILTDSLADSNDRTVSSECEGFAHETHMTNCEAGKHSVFSTNNFRALIDDKSFKCDVSEKCSSTSGNLKCHIRKNTDAKSHERQHIDDRPYKCNVCGKCFSQRCNLKRHETVHTGEKRFQCVDCGKFFSQRSGLKLHRVRHSGEKPFKCDTCLKCFTRPSDLKRHKRLHSDAKPFKCVVCEKTFQQRSYLKRHVHTVEKPFKCDDCGKYFAQSHSLKMHARYHTGEKPLLCDICGETFSHWNPLIRHKRQHTCEKPFQCDVCGKCFTESSGLKRHERRHTGEKPFKCDVCGMLFTYQSNLRRHEGRHSSKPFE, from the exons GAAGAGAATTTATTGGATCTCCACGTTGCTGGGATAAAGACGGAATGTGTGGACCACAGATATGATCTCACATCAGATACTAAAGTTATAGAAGCTGCAGTGCCAACTAATTTAGCTGTGACGAAGTATGAAACTGAG GAAGAGTTGTGTGACCTGGATACAGTAAAGGATGAGCTGAAACTGGAAGTTACGACAGAGGAGAATAAGATTCTGACTGATAG tTTGGCAGACTCCAATGACCGAACAGTATCATCAGAGTGTGAAGGATTTGCACATGAAACACACATGACTAATTGTGAGGCTGGGAAACATTCTGTTTTCTCTACAAATAACTTTAGGGCTCTTATTGATGACAAGAgcttcaaatgtgatgtttctgAAAAGTGTTCGTCGACTTCGGGTAATTTGAAATGTCACATCCGGAAGAACACAGACGCAAAAAGTCACGAACGCCAACATATCGATGACAGACCGTATAAATgcaatgtttgtggaaagtgcttCTCTCAGAGGTGTAACCTAAAAAGGCACGAAACTGTGCATACTGGTGAGAAACGATTCCAATGCGTTGATTGTGGAAAGTTTTTCTCCCAAAGGAGTGGCCTAAAACTCCATCGAGTACGACATAGTggtgagaaaccattcaaatgtgataCCTGCTTAAAGTGCTTTACACGGCCGAGCGATCTAAAAAGGCATAAACGTTTGCATAGTGATGCgaaaccattcaaatgtgttGTTTGCGAAAAGACCTTCCAGCAGCGGAGTTACCTGAAACGTCATGTACACACTGttgagaaaccattcaaatgtgatgaTTGTGGAAAGTATTTTGCACAGTCTCATTCTTTAAAAATGCATGCACGTTACCACACTGGTGAGAAACCATTATTATGCGATATTTGTGGCGAAACTTTTTCACATTGGAATCCTCTCATAAGGCATAAACGTCAGCATACTTGTGAGAAACCTTTTCAATGTGATGTCTGTGGAAAATGTTTTACGGAGTCAAGCGGCCTAAAAAGACATGAAAGGCGGCATACTGGTGAGAAGCCAttcaagtgtgatgtttgtggaatGCTTTTTACCTACCAGAGTAATCTAAGAAGACATGAAGGGCGGCATAGTTCAAAACCATTCGAATGA